One segment of Desulfomicrobium macestii DNA contains the following:
- a CDS encoding IS4 family transposase: MQTTNNAIDLQLIKNECESRIDSFFSQFGIATIARNSSIKKARGYSALTILLNIFVLPFIGKNIYRSIVINPKSDVGKDAIYEFMRSSNFGWRRFLLKLAFGVHEFIDGLTSKDRESVLILDDSTIERPRSKKVELLAKVHDHTTGRFLKGFKLLTLAWSDGSTLLPLDFALRSSANKKQRYQEVSKDLDKRSCGARRRQEAVTKSTELVEPMIVRALKAGIKAKYLLMDSWFAMPTLISDVCKHIPVICMVKRTPKIHYIFEGQKMDVTQIYSQIRKRRGRAKILANAQVEFKDGLKAKLVFVRNKHKRDWLALLTTNVTLADEDVVRIYGKRWDIEVFFRTAKQHLELEKGCQSRDFDALIAHTTIVMTRYIFLSIEKRRTEDPRTLGLLFHRCCEEAEDCNLVKALCQILGITLENLKKLGEAQSQAERILLKAFQEGMRSLGHNFDYIFNEQRLLAANG; encoded by the coding sequence ATGCAAACTACAAATAATGCCATCGATTTGCAACTCATTAAAAACGAATGTGAGAGCAGAATCGATTCGTTTTTCAGTCAGTTCGGAATTGCGACTATTGCGCGAAATTCAAGCATTAAGAAAGCAAGAGGATATTCTGCTTTGACTATTCTTCTGAACATCTTTGTTCTTCCGTTTATCGGAAAGAATATCTATCGAAGCATCGTCATCAATCCAAAAAGCGATGTCGGAAAAGATGCCATCTATGAGTTCATGCGCTCAAGCAATTTTGGTTGGAGACGATTCTTGCTCAAACTGGCCTTTGGCGTTCATGAATTCATAGACGGGTTGACCAGCAAAGATCGCGAATCCGTGCTTATTCTCGACGATTCCACCATTGAGCGTCCCAGATCAAAGAAGGTTGAACTGTTGGCAAAGGTTCACGACCATACGACCGGGCGATTCCTCAAAGGCTTCAAGTTGCTCACGCTGGCCTGGTCCGATGGATCAACCCTTTTACCTCTGGACTTTGCGCTACGCTCTTCCGCGAACAAAAAGCAACGATACCAGGAAGTTTCCAAAGACCTTGATAAAAGATCATGCGGTGCGCGGCGGCGTCAGGAGGCAGTGACCAAATCGACAGAACTGGTTGAGCCCATGATTGTGCGTGCACTGAAGGCCGGTATCAAGGCCAAGTACCTGCTCATGGACAGTTGGTTCGCCATGCCCACCCTGATCTCCGATGTGTGCAAGCACATCCCCGTCATCTGCATGGTCAAACGCACGCCCAAGATCCACTACATCTTCGAAGGACAGAAGATGGACGTGACGCAGATTTACAGCCAGATCCGCAAACGTCGAGGCAGAGCCAAGATCCTTGCCAATGCCCAAGTCGAGTTCAAGGATGGCCTCAAAGCCAAGCTCGTCTTCGTACGAAACAAGCACAAGAGAGACTGGCTGGCCTTGCTTACCACGAACGTCACCCTTGCCGATGAAGACGTAGTCCGCATTTACGGCAAGCGCTGGGACATCGAGGTATTCTTCCGCACGGCCAAGCAGCATCTGGAACTGGAGAAAGGCTGCCAAAGCCGGGACTTCGATGCCCTCATCGCCCACACGACCATCGTGATGACCAGATACATCTTTCTCAGCATCGAGAAACGCAGGACGGAAGATCCAAGAACCCTCGGCCTGCTGTTTCATCGTTGCTGTGAGGAGGCCGAGGACTGCAATCTCGTCAAGGCACTGTGCCAAATCCTAGGCATCACCTTGGAAAACCTAAAGAAACTTGGCGAAGCTCAGAGCCAGGCAGAGCGCATACTGCTTAAGGCTTTTCAAGAAGGAATGCGTAGTTTGGGGCACAATTTCGATTATATTTTCAATGAACAAAGGTTGTTAGCTGCTAATGGCTAA
- a CDS encoding GDP-mannose 4,6-dehydratase codes for MKALICGVGGQDGAYLARFLLEKGYDVVGTSRDSMVASFGNLRTLGILDQVETVSMAINDFRSVLYTFKRHAPDEVYNLAGQSSVGLSFDQPVETMDSIAGATLTLLEAIRFVDKPIRFYNAGSSECFGDTGATPACETTTFCPRSPYAVAKASAHWLVHNYREAYNIFACTGILFNHESPLRLNRFVTQKIIQAAARIAQGCQEKLELGNVAIKRDWGWAPDYVEAMWRMLNTDVADDYVIATGRTVSLEYFTEKAFAYFGLDWKDYVEVDPSLFRPADIMEGRANPEKARKILGWCHAVDVDGVIANMCGAVRS; via the coding sequence ATGAAAGCCTTGATTTGTGGTGTTGGTGGTCAGGATGGTGCTTATTTGGCGCGTTTTCTCCTTGAGAAAGGTTATGATGTGGTAGGTACGTCGCGAGATTCAATGGTCGCATCTTTTGGCAATTTGAGAACACTAGGAATTTTAGATCAAGTTGAAACCGTATCGATGGCTATCAATGATTTTCGCAGTGTGCTGTATACCTTTAAACGGCATGCACCGGATGAAGTTTATAATCTTGCGGGGCAAAGTTCAGTGGGGCTATCGTTCGATCAACCGGTTGAAACGATGGACAGCATAGCTGGAGCTACGCTGACTTTGCTAGAAGCGATTCGTTTTGTCGACAAGCCAATACGTTTTTACAACGCTGGGTCCAGTGAGTGCTTTGGAGATACCGGTGCAACGCCCGCCTGCGAAACGACTACATTTTGTCCGCGCAGTCCTTATGCGGTTGCGAAGGCTTCGGCTCATTGGTTAGTTCATAATTACAGAGAGGCTTACAATATATTTGCTTGTACTGGAATATTGTTTAATCATGAGTCGCCATTGCGTCTAAATAGATTTGTGACACAAAAAATTATTCAAGCAGCAGCACGTATAGCTCAAGGTTGTCAGGAAAAGCTAGAGTTAGGAAATGTTGCTATTAAGCGAGATTGGGGTTGGGCGCCAGATTATGTTGAGGCGATGTGGCGCATGTTAAATACAGATGTTGCTGATGACTATGTGATCGCTACAGGGCGCACTGTTTCTTTGGAGTATTTCACAGAAAAAGCTTTTGCTTATTTTGGTCTAGACTGGAAAGATTACGTTGAAGTTGATCCATCATTATTCCGTCCTGCAGATATTATGGAAGGAAGAGCTAATCCGGAAAAGGCGCGGAAGATTCTGGGCTGGTGTCATGCGGTCGATGTCGACGGTGTTATAGCTAATATGTGTGGAGCTGTTCGGTCTTGA
- a CDS encoding glycosyltransferase family 4 protein has product MFDHQIFSVQKYGGISRYFVKIANAMIGAGEDVCVFAPLHKNAFLNESIRDFLINHYFNSFPPKTHRIIKEINNYLSKKYVLKWKPDIVHETYYTFNSIAQKNNVLTVYDMIHEIFPDLFSSSDRTSELKRKAVERASHVICISEQTKNDLIEYFKVDESKISVVYLGIENSVVMLKDISSLKMDADAYLLYVGSRGGYKNFDKFITAFVSSKKLVQHFNIICFGGGEFSKSEREFLSRKGLSEKKISQISSNDQVLASLYQNASALIYPSLYEGFGLPPLEAMVYDCPVICSNISSIPEVVGDAAGMFDPYDVESIQDAIERVVFDNSVRNDLIGRGKERVKLFAWDRCALETLDVYRRVLS; this is encoded by the coding sequence ATGTTCGATCATCAAATATTTTCAGTGCAAAAATATGGCGGTATTTCACGCTATTTTGTTAAAATAGCTAATGCAATGATCGGTGCAGGAGAAGATGTTTGCGTTTTTGCTCCGTTACATAAAAATGCTTTTTTGAATGAGTCGATCAGGGATTTTTTAATAAACCATTATTTCAACTCTTTTCCTCCAAAAACACATCGAATTATAAAAGAAATAAATAATTATTTATCAAAAAAATATGTGTTAAAATGGAAGCCTGATATAGTGCATGAGACTTATTATACTTTTAATTCGATTGCGCAAAAAAATAATGTGCTGACAGTGTATGATATGATTCATGAGATATTTCCAGATTTGTTTAGCAGTTCGGATAGAACTTCTGAGTTGAAGCGAAAGGCTGTAGAGAGGGCTAGCCATGTCATTTGCATATCTGAGCAGACAAAAAATGATTTGATAGAGTATTTTAAAGTTGATGAGTCTAAAATTTCCGTAGTATACTTAGGTATCGAAAATTCAGTTGTGATGCTAAAAGATATTTCTTCTTTGAAAATGGATGCCGATGCCTATTTGCTTTATGTTGGTTCGCGAGGTGGATACAAAAATTTCGATAAGTTTATTACTGCATTTGTATCTTCGAAAAAATTAGTTCAGCATTTCAATATAATTTGTTTTGGCGGAGGAGAGTTCAGTAAAAGTGAGAGGGAATTTTTATCACGGAAAGGCCTGTCAGAGAAAAAAATATCACAAATTTCCAGTAATGATCAGGTGTTAGCTAGCTTATATCAAAACGCAAGTGCGCTAATCTATCCATCTTTATACGAAGGCTTTGGTTTGCCCCCTCTCGAAGCAATGGTTTATGATTGTCCGGTAATTTGCAGCAATATAAGTTCAATTCCTGAAGTTGTAGGAGATGCCGCTGGAATGTTTGATCCATATGATGTTGAGTCTATTCAGGACGCAATTGAGCGTGTAGTTTTTGATAATTCGGTTCGAAATGACTTAATAGGTCGTGGAAAAGAAAGAGTTAAATTGTTCGCTTGGGATCGCTGTGCTCTGGAAACATTGGATGTTTACCGTCGGGTGCTATCATGA
- a CDS encoding glycosyltransferase family 2 protein has protein sequence MEETTMPPRVSIGMPVYNGAKFIREALESLLEQTFTDFELIISDNASTDGTELICREYAARDKRIRYVRWPENRGALANFNFVLFESVGEYFMWNACDDIRSLDYLELNCYFLDRNLEYVASTSPTRYEGRSFDQERMGDGALEGAKSARISNFFGYWHANGRFYSLFRSSILKKNIFLKHDFLGSDWAIVLGVISEGKTMRLNQGYLVLGRSGFSNSGKILKHYRQSSIHYVIPFIDLIKSVVLICSGCSFFVKIKIFKDLFKLNMLAVKASVFCQIKFKF, from the coding sequence ATGGAAGAAACAACAATGCCTCCCCGAGTCAGCATTGGCATGCCGGTTTATAACGGTGCAAAATTTATACGTGAGGCGCTAGAATCCTTGTTGGAGCAAACTTTCACAGATTTTGAGTTGATTATTTCTGACAATGCTTCGACGGACGGGACCGAGTTGATTTGTCGCGAGTATGCAGCCAGAGATAAACGTATTCGATATGTACGGTGGCCAGAAAACCGAGGAGCTTTAGCAAACTTTAATTTTGTACTTTTTGAATCTGTAGGCGAATATTTTATGTGGAATGCATGTGATGACATTCGATCATTAGACTATTTAGAGTTGAATTGTTATTTTTTGGATCGCAATCTGGAATATGTCGCATCTACAAGTCCAACTAGATATGAGGGTAGATCGTTCGATCAAGAAAGAATGGGTGATGGAGCATTAGAGGGTGCAAAATCTGCTCGAATTTCAAATTTTTTTGGATATTGGCATGCGAATGGTCGGTTTTACTCGCTGTTTAGATCAAGCATTTTAAAAAAAAATATATTTTTAAAGCATGACTTTTTGGGTTCTGACTGGGCTATTGTTTTAGGAGTTATTTCTGAGGGAAAGACAATGCGACTTAATCAAGGGTATCTTGTATTAGGTAGATCGGGTTTTAGTAATTCTGGTAAAATATTGAAGCACTACAGGCAGAGTTCTATTCATTACGTTATTCCCTTCATCGATCTTATTAAATCAGTTGTTTTGATTTGTTCCGGTTGTTCTTTTTTTGTAAAAATTAAAATTTTTAAAGATTTATTCAAGTTAAATATGCTGGCAGTAAAGGCTTCTGTGTTTTGTCAGATTAAATTTAAGTTTTAA
- a CDS encoding lipopolysaccharide biosynthesis protein has product MALKRNLVANYLGQGWAALMGLAFVPYYIKLLGIEAYGLIGLFAVLQAWLSLLDMGMTPTLGREMARFTAGTHSNESIRDLLRSIEIIAVVVAVLIAGGVALGSDWIATSWLKAEALPSEMVAQVFTIMGLVTALRFVEGVYRSAIVGLQRHVLFNVVNSVMATLRGLGALGILVWVSPTIGAFFLWQGGVSLVTLALLFATTYASIPEGERKGRFSLDALRCVWRFAGGMVGITILALLLTQVDKILLSKLLTLREFGHYTLAGAVAGALSMLIGPIFQAFYPRFCELQAHGDTLALADSYHKGAQLVSVIAGSAAIVLIYYAETFLLLWTQDAELSENVAVLLSLLIFGNLLNGLLGIPYQMQLAHGWLRLAIYVNSVAVLFIIPAILWVVPRYGALGAAWIWVALNAGYGLIAAQFLYRRIMKAEKWRWYKEDVLTPLLVATFAVGIVKILWPAPETLSAQVLVLAFASSLALGLSGLAANRVRQEVRSIVGSVLDKFNRKLMFFK; this is encoded by the coding sequence ATGGCGCTTAAGCGTAACCTCGTAGCTAACTATCTTGGCCAGGGCTGGGCGGCTCTTATGGGCTTGGCCTTCGTGCCGTATTACATAAAGCTTCTCGGCATTGAGGCTTACGGATTGATCGGACTGTTTGCGGTGTTGCAGGCGTGGCTGAGCCTTCTTGATATGGGTATGACACCTACGCTGGGGCGGGAGATGGCGCGTTTCACTGCGGGCACTCACAGCAACGAATCGATCCGCGACTTATTGCGCAGCATTGAAATTATTGCCGTGGTGGTGGCCGTCCTGATCGCCGGTGGCGTTGCGCTGGGGTCGGACTGGATAGCTACTTCGTGGTTGAAAGCCGAAGCGCTGCCCAGCGAGATGGTGGCGCAGGTCTTCACAATCATGGGCTTGGTCACAGCGCTGCGCTTTGTGGAAGGAGTGTACCGTAGTGCCATCGTCGGTCTGCAGAGGCACGTGTTGTTCAATGTCGTAAATAGCGTCATGGCCACCCTACGCGGCCTTGGAGCTTTGGGAATTTTGGTTTGGGTATCCCCGACCATCGGGGCGTTTTTTCTGTGGCAGGGGGGGGTCTCGCTTGTGACATTGGCACTTCTTTTTGCCACAACTTACGCCAGTATTCCTGAAGGCGAGCGAAAAGGTCGTTTTTCTCTGGATGCTCTGCGATGCGTGTGGCGCTTTGCAGGGGGGATGGTAGGCATCACTATCCTGGCCCTGTTGCTAACTCAGGTCGATAAGATTCTGCTTTCGAAACTTTTAACTTTGCGTGAATTCGGCCACTATACACTTGCTGGCGCTGTTGCAGGTGCGCTGAGCATGTTGATAGGTCCTATTTTCCAGGCCTTTTATCCGAGGTTCTGCGAACTGCAGGCCCACGGCGATACGTTAGCGCTGGCCGATAGTTACCACAAGGGTGCGCAACTGGTGAGTGTCATTGCTGGAAGCGCCGCCATAGTGCTAATTTATTATGCTGAGACATTTCTCTTGCTATGGACGCAGGATGCAGAATTGTCGGAAAATGTGGCAGTTTTATTGAGTTTGTTGATTTTTGGCAATTTGTTGAACGGTTTACTGGGAATCCCTTATCAAATGCAGTTGGCCCATGGTTGGTTGCGTTTGGCTATTTATGTCAATTCGGTCGCTGTACTTTTCATCATTCCCGCCATTCTGTGGGTCGTGCCTCGCTATGGGGCGTTGGGTGCGGCTTGGATCTGGGTAGCTCTGAATGCAGGATATGGCTTAATCGCAGCACAATTTCTGTATCGACGAATCATGAAAGCAGAGAAATGGCGGTGGTACAAAGAAGATGTACTGACACCCTTGCTCGTTGCGACATTTGCGGTTGGAATAGTCAAGATCTTATGGCCGGCACCTGAGACTTTGAGCGCGCAGGTATTGGTGCTTGCATTCGCGTCCTCTCTCGCATTGGGCCTTAGTGGGTTAGCTGCAAATCGTGTTAGACAAGAAGTACGATCTATTGTTGGATCTGTGCTGGATAAATTCAACAGAAAGCTAATGTTTTTTAAATGA